A genomic stretch from Amycolatopsis sp. 195334CR includes:
- a CDS encoding helix-turn-helix transcriptional regulator: MSIAKYAELGTFLRSRRERIRPEDVGLVPGPRRRVPGLRRDEVAHLAGASADYYNELERGAGSQPSAQMLAALARALRLTDDERDHLYHLAGRPLPSPSGPTSHVHPGMSDLLIRLTSTPAQVITDLHVTLVQNPLAVALLGDHSAFTGSRASFVFRWFTEPESRALYPEQDHDSQSRAFVADLRAAAARRDAKDDEVRPMITELQRRSTEFAEKWADHEVAFRRNDRKRIVHPGLGLIEVNCLNLFSEDGRQRLLWFTPAVGTDSGDLLALLAVIGTQNLAGSTPRTDEPSW, encoded by the coding sequence GTGAGCATCGCCAAGTACGCCGAGCTGGGAACGTTCCTCCGCTCCCGCCGCGAGCGCATCCGCCCCGAGGACGTCGGGCTGGTGCCCGGCCCGCGCCGCCGGGTGCCAGGCCTACGCCGGGACGAGGTCGCGCACCTGGCCGGCGCCTCGGCGGATTACTACAACGAGCTCGAACGCGGTGCCGGGTCCCAACCCTCCGCGCAGATGCTCGCGGCGCTCGCCCGGGCGCTGCGCCTGACCGACGACGAACGCGACCACCTCTACCACCTCGCCGGCCGGCCCCTGCCGTCCCCGAGCGGACCGACCTCGCACGTGCACCCCGGGATGTCGGATCTGCTCATCCGGCTGACGTCGACGCCCGCGCAGGTGATCACCGACCTGCACGTGACCCTGGTGCAGAACCCGCTCGCGGTCGCACTACTGGGCGACCACTCGGCGTTCACCGGCTCGCGCGCGAGCTTCGTCTTCCGCTGGTTCACCGAGCCGGAGTCCCGCGCCCTCTACCCCGAACAGGACCACGACAGCCAGTCCCGCGCCTTCGTCGCAGACCTGCGGGCCGCCGCGGCGCGCCGTGACGCCAAGGACGACGAGGTACGACCGATGATCACCGAGTTGCAGCGGCGCTCCACTGAATTCGCCGAGAAATGGGCCGACCACGAGGTGGCGTTCCGCCGCAACGACCGGAAACGCATCGTCCATCCCGGACTCGGGTTGATCGAGGTCAACTGCCTCAACCTCTTCAGCGAGGACGGCAGGCAGCGGTTGCTTTGGTTCACGCCCGCCGTCGGCACCGACAGCGGTGATCTGCTCGCCCTGCTCGCGGTGATCGGCACGCAAAACCTCGCCGGATCGACTCCGCGGACCGACGAACCGTCTTGGTGA
- a CDS encoding NAD(P)/FAD-dependent oxidoreductase: MPETVTIVGAGLGGLMLARVLQVHGVAATIYEGEASATARAQGGLLDIHEETGQVALRVARLYDEFRALVRPGEDAKRVVDRHGTVLLDRPADPRSARPEVDRGELRRLLIDSLAPGTIHWGHKLTALRHHPRGGFDLTLAAGSTVHADIVVGADGAWSKVRPLLTQAEPRYSGTCFVEIALAPNHRASVATTGSGTLMAVAPGQGIIAHRNADGGVRGYVALNKPEEWMRSIDFGDPAAGLRRLAHEFDGWSPLLTAFVTGSDAEPCLRPIHALPVGLSWDRVPGVTLVGDAAHLMSPFAGEGANLAMYDGAHLARELAGRPDVESALAAYEKRLFPRSQEIAAHSAHNLETFFGQDAPESVVTLFGGP, encoded by the coding sequence ATGCCGGAAACCGTCACCATCGTCGGAGCGGGACTGGGCGGGCTGATGCTCGCCCGGGTGCTCCAAGTCCACGGCGTCGCCGCCACGATCTACGAGGGTGAGGCGTCGGCGACGGCGCGCGCCCAGGGCGGCCTGCTCGACATCCACGAAGAAACCGGGCAGGTCGCGCTTCGCGTGGCGCGCTTGTATGACGAGTTCCGCGCCCTGGTTCGGCCAGGCGAGGACGCCAAGCGCGTCGTCGACCGCCACGGCACGGTCCTGCTCGACCGTCCCGCTGACCCCCGTTCGGCCCGCCCCGAGGTGGATCGCGGGGAACTCCGGCGCCTGCTCATCGACTCGCTCGCCCCGGGGACCATCCACTGGGGCCACAAGCTCACCGCGCTCCGGCACCACCCGAGGGGCGGCTTCGACCTCACCTTGGCGGCGGGTTCCACCGTCCACGCCGACATCGTCGTCGGCGCGGACGGCGCCTGGTCGAAGGTCCGGCCACTGCTCACCCAGGCCGAACCGCGCTACAGCGGCACCTGCTTCGTCGAGATCGCCCTCGCCCCGAACCACCGGGCGAGCGTGGCCACGACCGGCAGCGGCACGCTGATGGCGGTCGCGCCGGGCCAGGGCATCATCGCCCACCGCAACGCGGACGGCGGTGTGCGCGGGTACGTGGCACTGAACAAGCCCGAGGAGTGGATGCGGTCGATCGACTTCGGCGACCCCGCCGCCGGTCTCCGCCGCCTCGCCCACGAGTTCGATGGCTGGTCCCCGCTGCTCACGGCTTTCGTGACAGGCAGCGACGCGGAGCCGTGCCTCCGGCCGATCCACGCGCTCCCGGTCGGACTCAGCTGGGACCGGGTGCCGGGCGTGACGCTCGTCGGCGACGCCGCGCACCTGATGTCGCCCTTCGCCGGTGAAGGCGCCAACCTCGCCATGTACGACGGCGCCCACCTGGCACGCGAACTCGCCGGCCGGCCCGACGTCGAAAGTGCGCTCGCCGCCTACGAAAAGCGGCTCTTCCCCCGCAGCCAGGAGATCGCCGCCCACTCGGCGCACAACCTCGAGACCTTCTTCGGCCAGGATGCGCCGGAGAGCGTGGTCACCCTGTTCGGAGGTCCCTGA